A section of the Candidatus Thermoplasmatota archaeon genome encodes:
- a CDS encoding PKD domain-containing protein — GGNRPPIKPSITGPATGKINVTIAYNFTTIDPDGDEVSYYIDWGDGTYNGWTSFVPSGTTVTLTHTWGKRGTYLIRAKAKDVYGAESEWGTLVVKMPIVQQNILINNQQIPSYQQSGQQLHSSFLLKIFEQLQNL, encoded by the coding sequence GGGGGTAATCGACCACCGATTAAACCATCTATCACTGGACCAGCAACAGGGAAAATAAATGTCACCATAGCGTATAATTTCACGACCATAGACCCTGATGGAGATGAAGTAAGCTATTATATTGACTGGGGTGATGGAACATATAATGGTTGGACAAGTTTTGTACCTTCTGGAACCACAGTAACATTAACACATACTTGGGGGAAAAGAGGGACATACTTAATCCGTGCTAAAGCAAAAGATGTTTATGGTGCTGAGAGCGAATGGGGTACACTTGTAGTTAAAATGCCGATAGTTCAACAAAACATCCTAATAAATAATCAGCAAATTCCAAGTTATCAACAAAGTGGTCAGCAATTACATAGTTCATTTTTACTAAAAATTTTTGAACAATTGCAAAATCTTTGA